A single region of the bacterium genome encodes:
- the serS gene encoding serine--tRNA ligase, protein MLDIKFIREKTSCVKKAVKNRNMSVDIDEILAIDKARRLLLGEAEILKQRRNLASSEIPRLEKEGKSADAYKTAIRVISQKIKKLDESLGEVDKNLRQKLLFVPNIPHKTTPIGKSEKDNVEIKKWGEIPKFTFAPKTHWEIAKRLDILDFERASKITGSHFCLYKGSGARLERALINFMLDIHTKKHGYKEVSTPFIANRLSMIGTGQLPKMEEDMYRCEIDDFFLIPTAEVPVTNIHRDEVLKEDDLPICYTAYSPCFRREAGSYGKDTRGLNRVHQFDKVEMVKFVTPENSYDELESLLENAETILRQLELPYRVIVLNTTDISFAAAKCYDIEVWGAGQNKYFEVSSCSNFEDFQARRANIRFRRKQTEKVEFVHTLNGSGVALARTVVALLENNQKEDGSVSIPKALQPYMDGMEIIE, encoded by the coding sequence ATGCTGGATATAAAATTTATAAGAGAAAAAACGAGTTGTGTAAAGAAAGCAGTAAAAAACAGAAATATGTCAGTGGATATTGATGAAATATTAGCCATTGATAAAGCTAGAAGGTTGTTACTTGGAGAAGCGGAAATCCTTAAGCAACGAAGGAATCTTGCTTCTTCAGAAATTCCAAGACTTGAAAAAGAGGGCAAATCTGCAGATGCATATAAAACTGCAATAAGAGTCATATCCCAAAAAATCAAGAAATTAGATGAGAGTTTGGGAGAAGTAGATAAAAATTTGCGACAAAAGCTACTGTTTGTCCCAAATATTCCACACAAGACAACGCCAATTGGCAAGTCAGAAAAGGACAATGTTGAGATTAAAAAATGGGGGGAAATACCAAAATTTACTTTTGCTCCAAAGACTCACTGGGAAATTGCAAAACGTCTGGATATACTGGATTTTGAGAGAGCTTCAAAGATAACAGGCAGCCACTTTTGTCTTTACAAGGGCTCGGGCGCTAGGCTTGAAAGAGCGCTTATAAATTTTATGCTTGATATTCACACAAAAAAGCATGGCTATAAAGAAGTATCAACTCCCTTTATAGCAAACAGGCTTTCTATGATAGGCACAGGGCAGCTGCCCAAAATGGAAGAAGATATGTATAGATGCGAGATAGACGATTTTTTTCTCATACCAACTGCAGAAGTACCTGTTACAAATATACATAGAGACGAGGTATTAAAAGAGGATGATTTGCCAATCTGCTATACAGCGTATTCTCCATGCTTTAGAAGAGAAGCCGGCTCTTATGGGAAAGACACCAGAGGACTTAATAGGGTACATCAGTTTGATAAGGTTGAAATGGTAAAGTTTGTAACACCTGAGAACTCTTATGATGAGCTTGAATCTTTACTTGAAAACGCAGAAACCATACTTCGTCAATTGGAGCTTCCATACAGGGTTATTGTGCTGAATACAACAGATATTTCATTTGCAGCAGCAAAATGCTATGATATTGAGGTATGGGGAGCTGGACAAAATAAGTATTTTGAAGTTTCTTCCTGTAGTAATTTTGAGGATTTTCAGGCAAGACGTGCTAATATAAGGTTCAGAAGAAAACAGACAGAAAAGGTAGAGTTTGTGCACACCTTAAATGGTTCTGGTGTGGCTCTTGCAAGAACTGTTGTTGCGCTTCTGGAAAATAATCAAAAGGAAGATGGAAGTGTTTCCATCCCCAAAGCTCTCCAGCCCTACATGGATGGGATGGAGATTATAGAATAA